One region of Aurantimonas sp. HBX-1 genomic DNA includes:
- a CDS encoding histidine kinase has product MPTLVRLLTTLLIVAGIIYGIMAALVYFVEPTRREMIVDVPLPQIEPAPAPVPDTGGLRP; this is encoded by the coding sequence ATGCCGACCCTCGTCCGCCTCCTGACGACGCTCCTGATCGTTGCCGGCATCATCTACGGCATCATGGCGGCGCTCGTCTACTTCGTCGAGCCGACCCGCCGGGAGATGATCGTCGACGTGCCGCTGCCGCAGATCGAGCCGGCGCCGGCGCCTGTTCCCGACACCGGCGGGCTGCGGCCGTGA
- a CDS encoding SulP family inorganic anion transporter, protein MFTPKLVTAFREGYGLPALKADAVAGLTVAIVALPLSMAIAIASGVSPDRGLTTAIVGGFLVSLFGGSRFQIGGPAGAFILLVAATVAVHGIEGLILATFLSGLMLAALGALRLGTFIKYIPYPVTVGFTAGIAVVIAATQLKEFMGLTLGGPEPGELVEKLFALAKALPTLDPPTLAIALLTLALIALVRRFRPHWPSLLIAVAAASIAATAAGLDIATIGSRFGGIPSSLPMPRLPVFSLDLLVAVLPAAVSFALLGAIESLLSAVVADSMSGRRHRSNCELVAQGIANVGSSLFGGFCVTGTIARTATNVRAGARSPVAGMLHAAFLLVFVLVAAPLAAYVPLAALAAVLLFVAWNMAERHEVFSLLRSSRGDALVLTVTFLLVIFRDLTTGIVVGFSLGALLFLHRMAGAVTVEGGHAPLVEADRADGDREPGEAPYGEGLVSDPEIFVCRISGAFFFAAAGSVGAVLDRIAERPRAFVLDMAEVPFLDSSAAATIVGFDRKARRDGAIVVIAGAGEATRRLLSVHQEKTAPPLRFSASVAEAVAAARAALDAAPAS, encoded by the coding sequence ATGTTCACCCCGAAGCTGGTGACCGCCTTCCGCGAAGGCTACGGCCTGCCGGCGTTGAAGGCCGACGCCGTCGCCGGCCTCACTGTCGCGATCGTGGCGCTGCCGCTGTCGATGGCGATCGCCATCGCCTCCGGCGTCTCGCCAGACCGGGGCCTGACCACGGCCATCGTCGGCGGCTTCCTGGTGTCGCTGTTCGGCGGCAGCCGCTTCCAGATCGGCGGGCCGGCCGGGGCGTTCATCCTGCTGGTCGCCGCGACCGTCGCCGTGCACGGGATCGAGGGGCTGATCCTCGCGACCTTCCTCTCCGGGCTGATGCTGGCGGCGCTCGGCGCCCTGCGGCTCGGCACCTTCATCAAGTACATTCCCTATCCGGTGACGGTCGGCTTCACCGCCGGCATCGCCGTGGTCATCGCCGCGACGCAGCTGAAGGAGTTCATGGGTCTGACGCTGGGCGGCCCCGAGCCCGGCGAGTTGGTCGAAAAGCTCTTCGCGCTGGCCAAGGCCCTGCCGACGCTCGACCCGCCGACGCTCGCCATCGCGCTCCTGACGCTGGCGCTGATCGCCCTGGTGCGCCGGTTCCGGCCGCACTGGCCGTCGCTGCTGATCGCCGTCGCTGCCGCGTCGATCGCGGCGACCGCGGCGGGGCTCGACATCGCCACGATCGGCAGCCGCTTCGGCGGCATCCCGTCGTCGCTGCCGATGCCGCGCCTGCCGGTCTTCTCGCTCGACCTGCTGGTCGCGGTGCTGCCGGCGGCGGTGTCGTTCGCGCTGCTCGGGGCGATCGAGAGCCTCCTGTCGGCCGTCGTCGCCGATTCGATGAGCGGCCGGCGGCATCGCTCGAACTGCGAACTGGTGGCGCAGGGCATCGCCAATGTCGGCTCCTCGCTGTTCGGCGGCTTCTGCGTCACCGGCACGATCGCGCGGACCGCGACGAATGTGCGGGCCGGCGCCCGCAGCCCGGTCGCCGGCATGCTGCACGCGGCGTTCCTGCTGGTCTTCGTGCTGGTGGCGGCGCCGCTCGCCGCCTACGTGCCGCTCGCCGCGCTCGCGGCGGTGCTCCTGTTCGTCGCCTGGAACATGGCCGAGCGGCACGAGGTGTTCAGCCTGCTGCGCAGCTCGCGCGGCGATGCGCTGGTGCTGACCGTTACCTTCCTGCTGGTGATCTTCCGCGACCTGACCACCGGCATCGTCGTCGGCTTCTCGCTCGGCGCTCTCCTGTTCCTGCACCGCATGGCCGGCGCGGTGACGGTCGAGGGCGGGCATGCGCCGCTGGTCGAGGCCGACCGCGCCGACGGCGACCGCGAGCCGGGCGAGGCGCCCTACGGCGAAGGGCTGGTCAGCGATCCGGAAATCTTCGTCTGCCGGATCTCCGGCGCCTTCTTCTTCGCCGCCGCCGGCAGCGTCGGCGCCGTGCTCGACCGCATCGCCGAGCGGCCGCGGGCCTTCGTCCTCGACATGGCGGAGGTGCCGTTCCTCGACAGTTCCGCCGCGGCGACGATCGTCGGCTTCGACCGCAAGGCGCGGCGCGACGGGGCCATCGTGGTGATCGCCGGGGCAGGGGAGGCCACGCGCCGGCTGCTCTCGGTCCACCAGGAGAAGACGGCGCCGCCGCTGCGCTTCAGCGCGTCGGTGGCGGAGGCCGTCGCAGCGGCGCGGGCGGCCTTGGACGCAGCGCCGGCCAGCTGA
- a CDS encoding IS5 family transposase (programmed frameshift) → MARPPLSDDLRAVIEPILPPERPKPKGGRPRVPDRAALTGILFVLRSGLPWEMLPQEMDCDSGMTCWRRLREWQEAGVWDQLHRMLLDWLGRAVAIRWRRACVDSASVAAKKGGERTGPNPTDRGRPGSKRHVITDANGIPLAVRLTAANVHGSRVFDELIDAVPPIRQGRGRPRRRPSKLHADKAFDAPRCRQALRRRRIKARIARRGVENSERLGRHRWVVERTLAWFSRFRRLTVRYERRADVHQAFLSLAASLICWSYVQRPAR, encoded by the exons ATGGCGAGACCTCCTCTTTCCGATGATCTGCGGGCTGTCATCGAGCCCATTCTGCCGCCTGAGAGACCCAAGCCCAAGGGAGGCCGACCTCGGGTGCCGGACCGGGCAGCACTGACCGGCATCCTGTTTGTGCTTCGCTCTGGGCTCCCATGGGAGATGCTCCCGCAGGAGATGGACTGCGATTCAGGCATGACCTGCTGGCGGCGCTTAAGGGAGTGGCAGGAAGCGGGCGTGTGGGACCAGCTCCACCGCATGCTTCTGGACTGGCTCGGGCGAGCGGTGGCCATTCGCTGGCGCCGAGCCTGCGTGGACAGCGCGTCTGTGGCCGCCA AAAAGGGGGGCGAGCGCACCGGCCCGAACCCGACGGATCGCGGTCGGCCGGGATCCAAGCGGCACGTCATTACAGATGCCAACGGCATCCCGCTTGCCGTCCGCCTCACGGCCGCCAACGTCCATGGCAGCCGCGTCTTCGACGAGCTAATCGACGCGGTGCCGCCCATTCGCCAAGGGCGCGGGCGACCGCGTCGGCGCCCATCTAAGCTCCATGCCGACAAGGCCTTTGACGCGCCACGCTGCCGGCAGGCCCTGCGTCGACGCCGGATCAAGGCCCGGATCGCCCGACGCGGGGTGGAGAACAGTGAGCGCTTAGGCCGGCACCGCTGGGTGGTGGAGCGCACGCTGGCCTGGTTCAGCCGCTTCCGCCGCTTGACGGTCCGTTACGAGCGCCGGGCTGACGTCCACCAAGCCTTTCTCTCCCTGGCGGCTTCCCTCATTTGCTGGAGCTACGTCCAACGACCGGCCCGCTAG
- a CDS encoding BolA family transcriptional regulator gives MSTRATIEAKLTEAFAPETLAVIDESHLHAGHHHGGSDHHAGFDGSGETHFRVRLVSGAFAGKSRLERHRAINAVLRDELAAGVHALAIEAAAPGEPTRR, from the coding sequence ATGAGTACCCGGGCAACGATCGAGGCGAAACTCACCGAGGCCTTCGCACCCGAGACGCTGGCGGTGATCGACGAGAGTCACCTCCACGCCGGCCACCATCATGGCGGCAGCGACCACCACGCCGGCTTCGACGGCTCCGGCGAGACGCATTTCCGGGTGCGGCTGGTCAGCGGCGCGTTCGCCGGCAAGAGCCGCCTCGAACGGCACCGGGCGATCAACGCCGTGCTGCGCGACGAGCTGGCGGCCGGCGTCCACGCGCTGGCCATCGAGGCGGCTGCGCCAGGCGAGCCGACGCGGCGCTAG
- a CDS encoding shikimate kinase: MSRQQPTDAATTVLSRLENRSVTLIGLMGAGKTTVGRKLATYLSIPFRDSDAEIEAVSRMSVPELFEAYGEPEFRALEARVIARLAAEGPQVLATGGGAFMRAETRAILAEKTVTVWLKADLETLMERVGRRAGRPLLQAPDPEAVMRDLMAARYPVYATADITVCTRNVKREVIAAEIVEALHHHLEEEFAR, from the coding sequence ATGAGCAGGCAGCAGCCCACCGACGCAGCGACCACCGTCCTCTCCCGTCTCGAGAACCGTTCGGTGACGCTGATCGGGCTGATGGGCGCCGGCAAGACGACGGTCGGCCGCAAGCTGGCGACGTATCTGTCGATCCCCTTCCGCGACAGCGACGCGGAGATCGAGGCAGTGTCGCGGATGAGCGTGCCGGAACTGTTCGAGGCCTATGGCGAGCCGGAGTTCCGCGCCCTCGAAGCGCGGGTCATCGCCCGGCTCGCGGCGGAGGGGCCGCAGGTGCTGGCGACCGGCGGCGGCGCCTTCATGCGCGCCGAGACCCGCGCGATCCTCGCCGAGAAGACCGTGACGGTCTGGCTGAAGGCGGATCTCGAGACGCTGATGGAGCGCGTCGGCCGGCGGGCCGGCCGGCCGCTGCTGCAGGCGCCCGATCCGGAAGCCGTCATGCGCGACCTGATGGCGGCCCGCTACCCGGTCTATGCTACAGCCGACATCACCGTGTGTACCCGCAACGTCAAGCGGGAGGTGATCGCCGCCGAAATCGTCGAGGCGCTGCACCACCATCTCGAAGAGGAATTCGCGCGATGA
- a CDS encoding HlyC/CorC family transporter, translating into MTATLWIMLAIVVVLVGISAFFSGSETALTAASRARLMSHAKNGDARANLVQTLIEKKDRLIGALLIGNNLVNILASSLATTAFLGLFGQSGVIYATIAMTIIVVIFGEVLPKSAAIARPDTFALAIARPVSIIVMLFGPLTGVINWIVRRILAMFGVSLESGASLLTAHEELRGAVEVLHREGSLVNADRNRLGGLLDLHELEVSDVMVHRTSMRQVNGDDAPADVVRQILESPYTRMPIWRNDYDNIVGVVHAKDLLRALHEVDNDPSRINIMKICNPPWFVPETTTLQDQLNAFLRRKGHFAIVVDEYGEVEGLITLEDILEEIVGNIADEHDLDMQGVTTEADGSVVVDGQVPIRDLNRALDWNLPDDEAVTIAGLVIHETQTIPEERQAFTFFQKRFTVLKREKNRIAKLRIRPATILVPPKKLGAHSPGAGAVAVSEAADGEPYDEGYDDLVEVNEEEAAGADEGSGWAEAGDRPAPDDDTPALPEETPAASDDLAAADRRRD; encoded by the coding sequence ATGACCGCGACGCTCTGGATCATGCTCGCCATCGTCGTGGTCCTGGTCGGCATCTCGGCCTTCTTCTCCGGCTCCGAGACCGCCCTGACCGCGGCCTCGCGCGCCCGGCTGATGAGCCATGCCAAGAACGGCGACGCCCGCGCCAACCTCGTCCAGACGCTGATCGAGAAGAAGGACCGGCTGATCGGCGCGCTGCTGATCGGCAACAACCTCGTCAACATCCTCGCCTCGTCGCTGGCGACCACTGCCTTTCTCGGCCTGTTCGGCCAGTCCGGCGTCATCTACGCGACCATCGCGATGACCATCATCGTCGTCATCTTCGGCGAGGTCCTGCCGAAATCGGCGGCCATCGCCCGGCCCGACACCTTCGCCCTCGCCATCGCCCGGCCGGTCAGCATCATCGTCATGCTGTTCGGCCCGCTCACCGGGGTGATCAACTGGATCGTCCGGCGCATCCTTGCGATGTTCGGGGTCAGCCTGGAATCCGGCGCCTCGCTGCTCACCGCTCATGAGGAGCTGCGCGGCGCCGTCGAGGTGCTCCACCGCGAGGGCTCGCTGGTCAACGCCGACCGCAACCGGCTCGGCGGCCTGCTCGACCTGCACGAGCTGGAAGTCTCCGACGTGATGGTCCACCGCACCTCGATGCGGCAGGTCAACGGCGACGACGCCCCGGCCGACGTCGTGCGCCAGATCCTCGAAAGCCCCTACACGCGCATGCCGATCTGGCGGAACGACTACGACAACATCGTCGGCGTCGTGCATGCCAAGGACCTGTTGCGCGCCCTGCACGAAGTCGACAACGATCCGTCGCGGATCAACATCATGAAGATCTGCAACCCGCCGTGGTTCGTGCCGGAGACCACGACGCTGCAGGACCAGCTCAACGCCTTCCTGCGCCGCAAGGGCCACTTCGCCATCGTCGTCGACGAATATGGCGAGGTCGAGGGCCTGATCACGCTCGAGGACATCCTCGAGGAGATCGTCGGCAACATCGCCGACGAGCACGATCTCGACATGCAGGGCGTCACCACCGAGGCCGACGGGTCGGTGGTGGTCGACGGCCAGGTGCCGATCCGCGACCTCAACCGCGCCCTCGACTGGAACCTGCCGGACGACGAGGCGGTCACCATCGCCGGTCTCGTCATCCACGAAACCCAGACGATTCCGGAGGAGCGCCAGGCCTTCACCTTCTTCCAGAAGCGCTTCACCGTATTGAAGCGCGAGAAGAACCGCATCGCCAAGCTGCGCATCCGCCCGGCGACCATCCTGGTGCCGCCGAAGAAGCTCGGGGCCCACAGCCCCGGCGCCGGGGCGGTCGCCGTGTCGGAGGCCGCCGACGGGGAACCGTACGACGAGGGCTACGACGATCTGGTCGAGGTCAACGAGGAAGAGGCCGCCGGCGCCGACGAGGGCTCCGGCTGGGCGGAAGCCGGCGATCGGCCGGCCCCGGACGACGATACACCTGCCCTCCCCGAGGAAACGCCCGCCGCTTCCGACGATTTGGCCGCCGCCGACCGCCGGCGCGACTGA
- the aroB gene encoding 3-dehydroquinate synthase — MKREAAFGAEPQGAASRRRVVVDLGARSYDILIGPGLIDAAGEEIAARLPGIRAAIVTDETVGRLYLTRLSVALRAAGIEHVEIVLPAGEKTKSFEQLTRVVDEILAARLERGDAVIALGGGVIGDLAGFASAIVRRGMRFVQVPTTLLAQVDSSVGGKTGINSPRGKNLIGAFHQPSLVLADTALLDTLTPREFAAGYAEMVKYGLIDRPDFFEMLESDLGSVFGGGAGRGEAIRVSCEAKAAVVAADEEEHGSRALLNLGHTFGHALEAAVGYDASRLVHGEGVAIGMVLAHRFSARLGLCPPADAERVAAHLEAAGLPVRIGAIPGAPLTVAELMRGIAQDKKVERGRLTFILTRGIGRAFVASDVDPAAVEAFLAEELAR, encoded by the coding sequence ATGAAGCGAGAGGCAGCCTTCGGCGCCGAGCCCCAGGGCGCAGCGTCGCGTCGTCGCGTCGTCGTCGATCTCGGCGCCCGCTCCTACGACATATTGATCGGGCCGGGCCTGATCGACGCGGCGGGCGAGGAAATCGCCGCCCGGCTTCCCGGCATCCGCGCCGCGATCGTCACCGACGAGACGGTGGGCCGGCTCTATCTGACCCGCCTGTCGGTGGCGCTGCGGGCCGCCGGCATCGAGCATGTCGAGATCGTCCTGCCGGCCGGCGAGAAGACCAAGTCCTTCGAGCAGCTCACCCGGGTCGTCGACGAGATTCTCGCCGCGCGGCTGGAGCGCGGCGACGCGGTAATCGCGCTCGGCGGCGGCGTGATCGGCGACCTCGCGGGCTTCGCCAGCGCCATCGTGCGGCGCGGCATGCGCTTCGTGCAGGTGCCGACGACGCTGCTGGCGCAGGTCGATTCCTCCGTCGGCGGCAAGACCGGCATCAACTCGCCGCGCGGCAAGAACCTCATCGGCGCCTTCCACCAGCCCTCGCTGGTCCTCGCCGACACCGCCCTGCTCGACACGCTGACGCCGCGCGAGTTCGCCGCCGGATACGCCGAGATGGTCAAGTACGGGCTGATCGACCGGCCGGACTTCTTCGAGATGCTGGAGTCCGACCTCGGTAGCGTGTTCGGCGGCGGCGCCGGGCGCGGCGAGGCGATCCGCGTCAGCTGCGAGGCCAAGGCCGCGGTGGTCGCGGCCGATGAGGAGGAGCACGGCAGCCGGGCCCTGCTCAATCTCGGCCACACCTTCGGCCACGCGCTGGAGGCCGCCGTCGGCTATGACGCATCCCGGCTCGTCCATGGCGAGGGCGTCGCCATCGGCATGGTCCTCGCCCACCGCTTCTCCGCCCGGCTCGGCCTCTGCCCGCCGGCGGACGCCGAGCGAGTCGCCGCGCATCTTGAGGCCGCCGGCCTGCCGGTGCGGATCGGCGCCATTCCGGGTGCGCCGCTGACGGTGGCCGAGCTGATGCGCGGCATTGCCCAGGACAAGAAGGTCGAGAGGGGCCGCCTCACCTTCATCCTGACCCGCGGCATCGGCCGGGCCTTCGTCGCCTCCGACGTCGACCCGGCCGCCGTCGAAGCCTTTCTCGCCGAGGAACTTGCCCGATGA
- a CDS encoding J domain-containing protein has product MKLDSKYFDAIRVKGKRPSEPPRAPECAWEGCDQAGIYKAPMGRDHEGQYLNFCVDHVRQYNKSYNYFSGMNDKDIQRHLKDSLTGNRPTWTMGHNGTAGDAARAATAARTRRWNGRARDPFGLFGAEAAAARKTAARRPKLRSLEVKALETLDLERDATGEAIRGRYKNLVKQLHPDANGGDRSTEDKLREVIQAYKLLKQSGFC; this is encoded by the coding sequence ATGAAACTCGACTCCAAATATTTCGACGCGATCCGCGTCAAAGGCAAACGCCCCAGCGAGCCTCCGCGCGCGCCCGAATGCGCGTGGGAAGGCTGCGACCAGGCCGGTATCTACAAGGCCCCGATGGGCCGCGATCACGAGGGCCAGTACCTGAATTTCTGCGTCGACCACGTCCGGCAGTACAACAAGTCGTACAATTATTTCTCCGGCATGAACGACAAGGACATCCAGCGTCACCTGAAGGACAGCCTCACCGGCAACCGGCCGACCTGGACGATGGGACATAATGGCACGGCGGGCGACGCCGCCCGCGCTGCAACCGCTGCCCGCACCCGGCGCTGGAACGGCCGCGCGCGCGACCCGTTCGGCCTGTTCGGCGCGGAAGCTGCGGCCGCCCGCAAGACCGCGGCGCGCCGGCCGAAGCTGCGCTCCCTGGAGGTGAAGGCCCTCGAAACCCTCGATCTCGAGCGCGACGCGACTGGCGAAGCCATCCGTGGGCGCTATAAGAACCTGGTCAAGCAGTTGCACCCCGACGCCAATGGCGGCGACCGCAGCACCGAGGACAAGCTGCGCGAGGTGATCCAGGCCTACAAGCTTTTGAAGCAGTCCGGCTTTTGCTAA
- a CDS encoding HNH endonuclease codes for MPYLEGHHMEPVARGGLDEIDNIAALCPNCHRHIHYGINGMAKNNELLKKRSTKRA; via the coding sequence ATTCCTTATCTCGAGGGTCATCATATGGAGCCGGTGGCAAGAGGAGGATTGGACGAAATTGATAATATCGCGGCATTATGTCCGAATTGCCATCGGCATATCCATTACGGAATCAATGGGATGGCGAAAAATAACGAACTGCTTAAGAAGCGGAGCACCAAGCGCGCTTAA
- a CDS encoding helix-turn-helix domain-containing protein has translation MITSAQMRAGRALLGLDQRQLAALSGVSLPTIQRMEASEGTVRGVVDTLEKVVAAFDAAGIELLSEHVPSRGSGRGVRLKQAANPEAGLG, from the coding sequence ATGATCACCTCCGCCCAGATGCGTGCCGGCCGGGCGCTGCTCGGTCTCGACCAGCGCCAGCTGGCGGCGCTTTCCGGGGTCTCGCTGCCGACCATCCAGCGCATGGAGGCGAGCGAGGGCACGGTGCGCGGCGTCGTCGACACGCTGGAGAAGGTGGTCGCGGCCTTCGATGCCGCCGGGATCGAGCTCTTGTCCGAGCATGTGCCGAGCCGCGGCAGCGGACGCGGCGTCCGGCTCAAGCAGGCGGCAAACCCCGAGGCGGGGCTCGGCTGA
- the cobS gene encoding cobaltochelatase subunit CobS: MMSAAELEVAPLPDATISVRETFGFDSDLTVPAFSKTDPHVPELDPDYIFDKPTTLAILAGFAKNRRVMVSGYHGTGKSTHIEQVAARLNWPCVRINLDSHVSRIDLVGKDAIVVRDGMQVTEFRDGILPWAYQRNVALVFDEYDAGRPDVMFVIQRVLESSGRLTLLDQSRVVRPHPAFRLFATANTVGLGDTTGLYHGTQQINQAQMDRWSIVTVLNYLPHDTEVSIVAAKARTYDSKEGRQTISKMVRVADLTRSAFVNGDLSTVMSPRTVITWAENAEIFGDLGMAFRLTFLNKCDDLERPLVAEFYQRAFGEELPESAANLVLD, from the coding sequence ATGATGAGTGCAGCGGAACTGGAAGTGGCCCCCCTCCCGGACGCCACGATCTCCGTCCGCGAAACCTTCGGTTTCGACAGCGACTTGACCGTCCCGGCCTTTTCGAAGACCGACCCGCACGTTCCCGAGCTGGACCCCGACTACATCTTCGACAAGCCGACGACGCTGGCGATCCTCGCCGGCTTCGCCAAGAACCGGCGCGTCATGGTCTCGGGCTATCACGGCACCGGCAAGTCGACCCATATCGAGCAGGTCGCGGCGCGGCTCAACTGGCCCTGCGTGCGGATCAATCTCGACAGCCATGTCAGCCGCATCGACCTCGTCGGCAAGGACGCGATCGTCGTGCGCGACGGCATGCAGGTCACCGAATTCCGCGACGGCATCCTGCCCTGGGCCTACCAGCGCAACGTCGCCCTCGTCTTCGACGAGTACGATGCCGGTCGGCCCGACGTGATGTTCGTCATCCAGCGCGTCCTGGAATCCTCCGGCCGCCTGACCCTGCTCGACCAGAGTCGCGTGGTGCGCCCGCACCCGGCCTTCCGGCTGTTCGCGACCGCCAACACCGTCGGCCTCGGCGACACGACCGGCCTCTACCACGGCACCCAGCAGATCAACCAGGCGCAGATGGATCGCTGGTCGATCGTCACCGTGCTGAACTATCTGCCGCACGACACCGAGGTCTCGATCGTCGCCGCCAAGGCACGGACCTACGACAGCAAGGAAGGCCGTCAGACCATCTCCAAGATGGTCCGCGTCGCCGACCTCACCCGCTCGGCCTTCGTCAACGGCGATCTGTCGACCGTCATGAGCCCGCGCACCGTCATCACCTGGGCGGAGAATGCCGAGATCTTCGGCGATCTCGGCATGGCCTTCCGCCTCACCTTCCTCAACAAGTGCGACGACCTGGAACGCCCGCTCGTGGCGGAGTTCTACCAGCGCGCCTTTGGCGAGGAGCTGCCGGAATCGGCGGCGAACCTCGTTCTGGACTGA
- the cobT gene encoding cobaltochelatase subunit CobT translates to MASRIGDNQRPPGSPPADREPFRRAVAGCLRAIAGEADLEVSFGSERPGLSGTRAKLPELTRRPTRNDLAVTRGLADAMALRKARHDARMHASLAPDSKGARAVYDAVEQARCEAIGANAMEGVGDNLGAMLEDKYFRSNLADVTDRAEAPIEDAVALMVRERLTGRPVPPSAQALVDVWRDFVEDKAGTKFDRLSETVEDQQSFARALRDMLVSLEMAEELGDSEDSEGSDDDEESGDNQTRDNEEGGSEKESGSDEAMPQESETEGENQETAEPESSEVTADDPAEDDSQDSETPGETRRPHQPLSNQLLDSDYQVFTRAFDETVGAEELCDEAELDRLRAFLDKQLASLQGVVGRLANRLQRRLMAQQSRSWDFDLEEGYLDPARLVRLVIDPMQPLSYKMERDTDFRDTIVTLLIDNSGSMRGRPITVAATCADILARTLERCGVKVEVLGFTTRAWKGGQSREAWLKAGKPQKPGRLNDLRHIVYKSADAPWRRARRNLGLMMREGLLKENIDGEALIWAHNRLLARPEQRRILMMISDGAPVDDSTLSVNPGNYLERHLRAVIEEIETRSPVELLAIGIGHDVTRYYRRAVTIVDAEELAGAMTEQLADLFEQEGAPRTGHGARRRAAMGGRR, encoded by the coding sequence ATGGCATCCCGCATCGGCGACAACCAGCGTCCCCCCGGCTCCCCGCCGGCCGACCGCGAGCCGTTCCGGCGCGCCGTCGCCGGCTGCCTGCGGGCGATCGCCGGCGAGGCCGATCTCGAGGTCAGCTTCGGCTCCGAGCGCCCCGGCCTGTCGGGGACCCGCGCCAAGCTGCCCGAGCTGACCCGCCGGCCGACCCGCAACGATCTCGCCGTCACCCGCGGCCTCGCCGATGCCATGGCGCTGCGCAAGGCGCGCCACGACGCCCGTATGCACGCGAGCCTCGCACCCGACAGCAAGGGCGCGCGCGCCGTCTATGACGCGGTCGAGCAGGCGCGCTGCGAGGCGATCGGCGCCAACGCCATGGAAGGCGTCGGCGACAATCTCGGCGCGATGCTCGAGGACAAGTATTTCCGCTCCAACCTCGCTGACGTCACCGACCGCGCCGAGGCGCCGATCGAGGACGCCGTGGCGCTGATGGTGCGCGAGCGGCTGACCGGCCGCCCGGTGCCGCCCAGCGCCCAGGCGCTGGTCGACGTCTGGCGCGACTTCGTCGAGGACAAGGCCGGCACCAAGTTCGACCGCCTGTCGGAGACCGTCGAGGACCAGCAGTCCTTCGCCCGGGCGCTGCGCGACATGCTCGTCTCGCTGGAGATGGCCGAGGAGCTCGGCGATTCGGAGGACAGCGAGGGTAGCGACGACGACGAGGAGTCCGGCGACAACCAGACCCGCGACAACGAGGAAGGCGGCTCCGAGAAGGAGAGCGGCAGCGACGAGGCGATGCCGCAGGAAAGCGAGACCGAGGGCGAGAACCAGGAGACGGCCGAGCCGGAATCCTCCGAGGTCACGGCCGACGATCCCGCCGAGGACGACAGCCAGGACAGCGAGACGCCGGGCGAGACGCGCCGGCCGCACCAGCCGCTGTCCAACCAGCTGCTGGATTCCGACTACCAGGTCTTCACCCGGGCCTTCGACGAGACGGTCGGCGCCGAGGAACTCTGCGACGAGGCCGAGCTCGACCGCCTGCGGGCCTTCCTCGACAAGCAGCTGGCCTCGCTGCAGGGCGTCGTCGGGCGTCTCGCCAACCGGCTGCAGCGCCGCCTGATGGCGCAGCAGAGCCGCTCCTGGGACTTCGACCTCGAGGAAGGCTATCTCGATCCGGCCCGCCTGGTGCGGCTGGTGATCGACCCGATGCAGCCGCTCTCCTACAAGATGGAGCGCGACACCGATTTCCGCGACACGATCGTGACGCTCTTGATCGACAATTCCGGCTCGATGCGCGGCCGGCCGATCACCGTCGCGGCGACCTGCGCCGACATCCTCGCCCGCACGCTGGAGCGCTGCGGCGTCAAGGTCGAGGTGCTCGGCTTCACCACCAGAGCCTGGAAGGGCGGCCAGTCGCGCGAGGCCTGGCTGAAGGCCGGCAAGCCGCAGAAACCCGGCCGCCTCAACGATCTTCGCCACATCGTCTACAAGTCCGCCGATGCGCCCTGGCGGCGGGCCCGGCGCAATCTCGGCCTGATGATGCGCGAGGGGCTGCTCAAGGAGAACATCGACGGCGAGGCGCTGATCTGGGCGCATAACCGCCTGCTCGCCCGCCCCGAGCAGCGCCGCATCCTGATGATGATCTCCGACGGCGCGCCGGTCGACGATTCCACCCTGTCGGTCAATCCCGGCAACTATCTCGAGCGGCATCTGCGCGCCGTCATCGAGGAGATCGAGACCCGCTCGCCGGTCGAACTGCTCGCCATCGGCATCGGCCACGACGTCACGCGCTACTACCGCCGGGCGGTCACCATCGTCGATGCCGAGGAACTCGCCGGCGCGATGACCGAGCAGCTGGCCGATCTGTTCGAACAGGAAGGCGCGCCCCGCACCGGCCACGGCGCCCGCCGCCGCGCCGCCATGGGCGGCCGCCGCTGA